AGGGCCGCAGGAATGGCAAAGATGGCCAGCATGTGAATGAGGTTGCTGAGGGCCGTGGGGTTTTCAAAGGGATGGGCCGAGTTCGCGTTGAAGAAGCCGCCGCCATTGGTGCCCAGCATCTTGATGGCCACCTGGGAGGCCACGGGGCCCATGGCGATGAGTTGTCCGGAGGCGGTGTGGACATAGGCCGACAGGTTCTGGATCGCGCCCTGCGATACCAGCAGCAGGGCAATGACGGCGCTGAGAGGCAGCAGCACGTACAGGGTGCTGCGGATCAGGTCGGCCCAGGCATTGCCGATGCCGTTGGCCGTGCGCCGGACCAGCCCCCGGATGAGGGCCACCAGCACAGCGATGCCCGTGGCGGCGGACAGGAAGTTCTGCACCGTGAGGCCCAGCATCTGGGTCAGGTAGCTCATGGTGCTTTCACCGCCGTAGGCCTGCCAGTTGGTGTTGGTGATGAAGCTGACCGCGGTGTTGATGGACAAATCCGTGGGCAGTTTGCCCATGGCTTCCGGATTCAGGGGCAGGACGCCCTGAGCCTTTTGCAGGGCGAAGACCGCCGCAAAGCCCAGCAGGTTGAAGAAGGCGATGGCCCAGGCATAGGTTTTCCACCCCATGTCCTCTTGGCCCGTGATGCCCATAAGGCGATACAACACCCTTTCTACGGGGCCGAACACCGGGTGGAGGAAGGTGCGCTCCCCCTCCATGACCTTCGCGATGAAGGGCCCAAGCGGGAGGGCGATGCCCAGCAGCAGGGCGAGGAAGAGGAGGTTCTGGATCCAGGCATGGCTCATTGGAACTTCTCCGGCTTGAGCAAGGCAAAGGTGAGGTAGCCAAGCAGGCCCAGGGCCAGCAGGGTTGCGATCAGTAGGGTCGAACTCATGAGAGGCTCCGGGAAAGCGAAAGCAGGTAAGCCAGGATCCAAGCCACCAGGGGGCTCCAGCACAGGACCAGCATGGTGAACGAATCACCCCTGCTGCCACGACTGGAGCGGATGTGCAGGGCGGTCCGGGTGCCGAACCAGCCCACGGCCAGGGCCGGAGGGAGGAAGAGGAACCATCTCAGCGGCATGGCCACTCCAAAAAGCCGGCTGAACGAACCGGCTTCAAAGAATGGCCATGATGTCCGTTAAGGCGGCGTTAGGAGATGCCCCGGCGACGTTAAACCTTCGTTGTCGGGGGCAGGCGGCCCAGGGATGGCAGCCTGGCTCCGGGGCATCGAGTGGGAGGCCCTGCGACATCTCGTCGCATTCCCTGATTCCCGGCGATGCCTATGATCAACCGCACGGCACCGAGTGCACGCAGGGGATCGGGGGAATCGTGGCACACACCATTGCAGAGAAAGGATGGAATCCCATGCATCCGGGGGTCAGCTGGGAAGATCAGGTGCTGGACCTGGAGGCAGCGGCCTGGTTGGCCGGACCGGGCCCCTCCGGCGATTCCTGCACCAACCGCCACTTCCTGGCCGTTTTCGCGGTCTACCTGGTGAAACAGTTTCGTGAAGAGGAAGCCCTGCTGCGCCGAGCGAATCGGTCGGCCTGGATCTGCCGACGCCGCGCCAACCAGCGTCTGGCCCAGTGGCTGCGCGCCCTGATGGTGGAGGTGGACCTGGGGCTGGATGCGACCGCGGGCATTCGCGCCTTCCTGGATGCCTGGCAGGCACACCGGCCGCCGACCGGCCCGGTTGGAGCCGAGGAGGGATGCGGCTGGCACTGAGGACGGACGGCTGCGACATTTTGTCGCAGGGGCCTAGGGCATAGAAAACGTTAAGGTCAACTGGTTCTCTGGAGCTGGAACCATGATCCTGTCGCGCCTCTGCATCCGCCTGTCCCTGGTCTGCGCCCTGCCCGTGGCGGCGGCCGAAGCGGATGATCCGGCCAAGAAGCCCGCCCCTAAGCCGGAACCCGCCGCCGTGGTGGAAGTGACCGCGCCGCTGCCCACGGAGCCCCTGGTGACGGTGCTCGATGCGAAGGCGCCCCGCCAGCCCGTTCCTGCCCACGACGGCGCCGAGTACCTGAAGACCATTCCCGGCTTCTCGGTGATCCGCAAGGGCGGCACCGATGGCGACCCTGTACTGCGGGGCATGGCGGGCTCCAGGCTCATCATGCTTCTGGACGGGGAGCAGATCCTGGGTGGGTGCGGTATGCGCATGGATCCCCCCACCGCCTACATTTTCCCCGAGTCCTATGACCGCATCACCGTGGTGAAGGGCCCCCAGACCGTGCTCTACGGCCCTGGCAACTCCGCGGGTACCGTGCGCTTTGAACGTTCCAACGCGCGC
This sequence is a window from Geothrix sp. PMB-07. Protein-coding genes within it:
- the kdpF gene encoding K(+)-transporting ATPase subunit F produces the protein MSSTLLIATLLALGLLGYLTFALLKPEKFQ